The following nucleotide sequence is from Komagataeibacter medellinensis NBRC 3288.
GATGCGGTTGCGTCTTTTGTATTTTCGCTTGTCGTATTTGACTGGTTTTCCGCGGGATATTCTTCCCGGAATGCAGGGCCTGATCCCTTTTTCCTCCAGGGCATCCCGGAACCAGTCAGCATCATAACCCCGATCCGCCAGCAACCACTGTGCCATGGGAAGGTTGTCCAGCAGAGCAGAAGCTCCGGTGTAATCACTGATCTGTCCGGCTGTCATAAAGAAGCTCAGCGGTCGTCCGTTCTGATCGGTAACCGCATGCAGCTTGGTGTTCATGCCCCCTTTAGTGCGTCCGATCAGGCGGCCTGGATCCCCTTTTTTAACCGCAGGCTTGAAGCCGTGTGGTGTGCCTTGAGATAGGTCGCATCAATCATAATAGTCTGAGGCTCAGCCTTCGCGGTAGACAGGCCATCCATCATCCGCATGAAAATGCCCATGTCGCCCCAACGCTTCCAACGGTTGTAGAGCGTCTTGTGCGGACCGTATTCCCGGGGCGCATCACGCCAGCGCATACCATTGCGGTTCACAAAAATGATGCCGCTCAGCACGCGGCGGTCATCAACGCGCGGTTTACCATGGCTCTTGGGAAAAAACGGCCGCAGACGCTCCATCTGTTCATCCGTCAGCCAAAACAGGTCGCTCATCTTCAGTCTCCTTGCAGAACCTGAAGGCGGCTTTGGGTGAATATTCCGCCGGAGACCGCGAACAGGTCGGCATTGACGAAGGCGAGGCCATCCGCGCCTTGCAGGAACGCTACGAAGTTGTGAGGGCCATGTTCAACCCCGGTCAGCCCGGCGGCTTTGACTACCGCCCGGCCTTGCAGGACGGCGCAACACCCAAGGCCAAGCTTTCCATCATGGCGGGAGCGCTTGACCATATTCTGGGCCAGCAGCAACGCGCCATGGCATCCGCCAAAAATGATGAAGAACGTAAGGCTGCCCAGAAGCGCTACCCTGATGCCGTCAAGGCGCTCTCAGTCGCCTTTGCGCTGGCTTCTGCCAGTGATGAGGCCGCCAGATTACGCGATGAAATCGGGTTTTTCGAGGCTGTCAGGGCGGCACTGGTCAAGAGCGTAAGCAATGGCAACGATGGGCGCAGTGCGCAGGAGCGCGAACTGGCCATCAAGCAACTGGTCAGCAAGGCGGTCATTTCAACCGATATTATTGACATCATGGAAGCCGCAGGTATTGGAAAGCCTGATATTTCCATCCTTTCGGACGCCTTCTTGCAGGAAGTGCGGGAAATGCCCCAGCGCAATCTGGCCATCGAAGCGCTCAAGAAGCTGCTGGAAGGCCAGATACGCAGCCGCACACGCACCAACATCACGCAAGCCGAAGCCTTCTCACAACGGCTGGAACAGGCCGTTGCCCGTTATCACGCCAACGCCCTGACATCCGCCCAGATACTGGATGAACTGATCCGCATGGCCCGTGACATGGCCTCTGCCCGCGACCGGGGGGAGGAACTGGGTCTGACACAGGAAGAAATCGCCTTCTATGACGCACTGGCCCAGAACCAGAGTGCCAAGGAAGCCATGGGCGACCCCAGCCTGCGGGTTATCGCCACAGCACTGGTGAAGACCATTCGGGAAAATGCTACAGTGGACTGGACAGTAATGGCCCAGGCCCGCGCCAAAATGCGGACTTCCGTCAAACGCCTGTTGCGTCACTATGGATACCCGCCAGATATGCAGGATGAAGCTGTGCAGCACATCCTGCGTCAGGCAGAGCAGTTCGCGCCCATTTGGACAGATAAGGGAGAAACGCCCCCATGATCGTAATGCTGGAGTGGTCTTTTCAAACGCTCCCTTGTTCGCCCTTCAGAACGGGTGCGCAGTTCCCGCCACCACGCGTGCCTGTATGAATCAGGTCCTGTAATCAGGCTGTTCGCGGTCCAGCTTGCGGCGCAGGGCCTGCCAGATCAGACAACCCTGATCGGGGTCATCATCAAACTGTTTCTTTGTGCGCAGGATCTGCGCTTCGGACGGAATATGCAGCGGCATGCCCGTGGCCTGTGCCGCGATCTGGATACGGCAGGCCTGTTCCAGATAATACATACGGTAGAAGGCATGCGCCACGGTGCCCCCGACCGTAAGCAGACCATGATTTTGCAGGATCAGCGCGCTATGGCTGCCAAGGTCGCGCACCAGGCGCTCACGCTCGCCCAGATTGTCATCGGCGGCAATGCCTTCGTACGGATGAAAGCCAACACTGCCGTAAAATTCCATGTTGATCTGGTTAAGTGGCAGGATATTGGTCTCCTGCGCCGCCACCACCATACCCGGCACGGTATGGGTATGCATGACACACGCGGCATCGGGCCTGCTGCGGTGGATGGCGGAATGAATGACAAACCCGGCCGGGTTGATCGGCCATGATGTTTCCTGCCGGGGCAGGCCATCCGCATCGACCAGAACCAGCGAGCTTGCCGTAATTTCCTCAAATAGCAGGCCATACGGATTGACCAGATACACATGGTCATGGCCGGGCACACGCACGGACAGGTGGGTATAGACAAGATCGGTCATGCCAAAATGCGCCATAAGGCGGTAAGCCGCTGCCAGATCTTCACGCAGGGCCTGCTCGGATATCATTGCAGGCGCAACCGGTACTGTAGACATGATCTTGAAGAACCCCGTCGTTCAGATGGCTGCCTGAAAAGGCAATCCAGAAAATATCTGGTAAGCGTAAAGGTGTGTTCGGTGAAGCTTTTTTCAAAAAACTTCGAAGAACGCCGTCTTTCTGAAAAAAGGTAACACCCAAAATACGTCTTGTCTTTTTTGTCAAAAAGGTTGTTTTCGGGCCCTTCCCGTCACGGCATGAACGCTCATCCCGGCAGCAGCGGGCGCCGGCGCAGCGGCATGGTCATACAGTGGATGCTGCCACCACCTTGCGAGAACTGGTCCAGTTCAGGCTCAAGCACGCGTAACCCTTCGGCGCGCAGCATCTGGTTGATGCGTATGCAGTGCTTCGGGCTGACCACACGCCCCCCGCCCAGGGAGAGCACGTTGCAACCCATGTCGCGCATCGCCTCGGCATACGTGACCGACAGCAGGCGGATGCCCTGCGCGCGCAGCCATGCCACATCCGCACTGTCCAGCGCATCCACCAGCGCAATGGCCAAGTCTGCCGTCACCATGGTAAAGATCACATCAAGATGCAGGTAGTGTTCGGGAAAGCGGATCATGCGGCATGTCCATCCCGCATCCTCGAACCAGCTGATGAACTTGGCCGCACCCGCTTCGTCCGTGCGGCCGCCGCTTACGCCTACCGCCAGCAGGCCGGGGCGGATGATATGGATATCCCCCCCTTCGATATGGCCTTGGGTGCAAGTCTTCCAGATCCCGCCGTCCCCATAGAAATCCCGCACCGGCCCGGTCTCGGCCTGGCGCTCTGGGCGGACAAGACTGGTCACAACAGTGCCGAACGGCGTCGTCTGGGAACTATCGCGGGTATAGACCTGATAGGGCATGCCCGCATGAGGTGTCAGGAAATGGCAGGTGACCTGCTCGGCCCGCAACAGGGCCACCAGACCGTCAAACTGCGCCTTCAGGGCCACATGGTCGAGCTTTGCGCCATTGGCCATGCTCTGGATGGCAATGTCGTTGCTTGGTATCCAGGAATAATGATCGGGCCGACAGAGTAGCACATCCTCCAGTTGCCCGGTTTCACTGTCCATGAACCTGCGGTCTGTCACCATTCCCTCGCAATCCTTGCTCATGATCCAAATAGATTACTCTACCGATCCGAAACGATAACAACCGCACCACATGATAAAATATCAATAGTTCATAGTTTACTTTGTATTTTCGTTAATCCCGCCCTCTCCTGCCCAGCCACGAGACCTGCATGCCAGCACGCCGGGACACAAATATATCTTTTTGATTCTTTATGAACATTTTATGTTTATAGTCTGCATGTGACGGCTCTCGCCTACCTGCCGTCATGATCGTTACAATGCACCGATAATCCTGATAACGAACTGGCCCTGCCTGATAATGAGAAGATCCGCATCCCCCCTTATGGTTTTGCACGGCAGGAAACCCGGTCGCCGGCCGCGCCGCGCCGCGCCCTGCATGCCAGGCATGGGGCAGGACATGCGAATATGACACGACAGTACACATCCGCTCCGGCTACCGCCACATCTGGCCGCCGCAATATGGGGCACCGCAAATCAACCGGCTTTCATGGACAGATTGCCGAGGTGGACCTGCGCCTGCTGCGCGTGTTCCGCACGGTTGCGGAACACGGCGGCTTTGCCGCAGCCGAAGTAGCGCTGGGCAAGAGTAAATCCTCCATCAGCATCGATATATCGGCATTGGAAAACCGGCTGGGCCTGCGGTTGTGCATGCGCGGGCGCGGCGGCTTCGCGCTGACAACGGAAGGGCAGATGGTCATGGAAGCGACCAATGCGCTGTTTTCCGACATCGCACGCTTCCAGCAACGCATAAACGAAGCCAGTGGCATGCTGTCGGGACGGTTCTGCCTGTATGTGCCCGACAACATCCAGATCCATGGCGAAACGGCGCTGGTCCGGGCAATCGGCACCTTTACCGCAAACCATCCGGCCGTTTTCATGGATATCCGCTCCGCTTCATCGCGGGAAGTCGAATTCGCGGTGCTCAATGGCCAGGCCTCCGCCGGGATCACCCTCAGTTCCCGGCACCTGCCCGGCATGCAGACCACCCCGCTGTTCAGGGAAGAGTTGCACCTATTCTGCGGCATGCGCCACCCCCTGTTCAACATGCCGGAAGACGAGATCACACCCGAACTGCTGTCCCACCAACGCATGATCGAGGTGGCGGAAGCAGCCACATCCCCCATGTGGGAAGGGCTGCGCCCACGCCTGAGCTTTGCTGCGGCGGCAGAAAATGTGGATTCGCGTGCGCTGCTGATCCTGTCGGGCAGCTATATCGGCTTCCTGCCCGACCCCTTTGCCCACCCCCTGCTGCGTAAGGGCATGCTGCGCCGCATCGAACTGGGTGGACTACAGTTGATGACGGGCTTCCATTTCCTCGCCCGTCCCTCGGCCGAGACCGGATTGCTGGTCGATACCTTCCGCACCATTCTGGAGGATGCCTGCTGAGACCGCCCCACACCGGCACGTATCCCTTCCTCCACACGCGGAAGAAGCATGCCCTGCCCCCTGCCATGGCACAGCCCGCATGCCGCACGCACGTCTGGCCCATGCTGTGGGCAGCACTGCTTGGGCTGCTGCTGGCCATGGCGGGACATGCACGGGCGGACAGCCCGGACCTGCCAGGATTCATCCACGATGGCACGTTGACAGTCTGTACCAATCCAACCTTACCCCCCATGACATTCGTGAACGGCACGGACGCCAACGCGGTAGACGGGTTGGACATGGACATCGCCCACAGCCTGGCGGCCTACTGGCATGTGCACATTGACATTACCACCATGGAGTTCAGCGGCCTGTTTCCCAGCCTTGCGGCGCAGCGGTGCGCGATGGTGGCCAGCGGTCTCATCCGACTGCCCGCGCGGGAAGAGAATTTCGATGCGATCACCTATCAGGATACCGCCCTCGTCATCGTGGCACGCGCGGGCACGCGGCCCCTGACCAGCATGTCCGACCTGTCAGGTCGGACAGTGGCCGTGCAGGCCGGCACCAGCTACGCCGCATGGCTGGCGCGCGAAAATACCAGCATGGCCGCCCATGGCCGTCCGCCCATTATCATCCAGCAATACCCGACGGAAGACCAGGTGGTGCAGCAGGTCCTCGTCGGGCGCGCCTTCGCGTTCGCCAGTCAGGATGTGGAACTGTACTACCGGCAGAAACAGCTTCACGGCGAGATCAGCATCATCCTTGTTCCCCCCTCCCCCGAATACGGGCATTTCGCCCTGTACATCCGCAAGGATGCACATGACCGGGCCTTACTGGCACAGGCAGTGGCCAGCCTGGAACATAATGGACAACTGGCGACCATCCGCCAGAAATGGACGATCACGCCCGACCATGCGGGTAGCCTGTCCCACCCCGATCCTGCGCCCCTGTTCCGCTGGGGCGTCTTTTTTGGCGCGCTGACCTCCACAGCCTTTGCACGCGGCGCCTTCATCACCCTTGCCATAGCCGTGCTGTCGCACCTGACCGCCATCGTCATTTCAATCCCGATCGCGCTGGCGCTCAATGGCCGCAATACCGTGCTCAGGCTGGTGCTGAAGGGTTATGTCACCCTCTTCCGTGGTGCCCCCACGCTGTTGCAACTGCTATTCATATGGAATGCACTGCCACAGTTCCTGCCCATCTTCCGTGAAAGCTGGTTCACACCCTTCCTTGCCACATGGATTGCGCTCTCGATCAATGAATCCGCCTACCAGGTCGAAATCAACCGCGCGGCACTGGCAGCAGTGGACAAGGGGCAGGAACTGGCAGGCGATGCGCTGGCCCTGTCACGGCGGCAGGTCTACCGGTATGTCATCTTTCCGCAGGCACTGCGCATCGCGCTGCCACCGACCATGAATGCCTTCATCAGCCTGCTCAAGACCACATCGCTCGCCTCGGTCATCTCACTACAGGAACTGCTGGCTGTCACCCAGATACAGGTGGCTCGTACATTCGAGTTTACCGAATATTATGCGGCGGCACTGGTTTACTACCTTGCCATGGTTTTTGTGTTCCTGTTCATACAGAAATGCATCGAACACCGCTTTGCATGGGCCGATCCCCACAGGGTAACTACCAATGCCCCCTGACACCACACCCCTACCCGACCCGGACACCATGATCTCGGCGCGCAACCTGTACAAGCTGCACAAGGATTTCATGGCCCTGGACCGGATCAACCTTGACATCCGGCGCGGGGAAAAAATTGTTGTGCTGGGACCATCGGGATCGGGCAAGTCAACCCTGATCCGCTGCTTCAACCGCATTGCACCGCATGATGGTGGCATCCTGAGCATTGATGGACAGATCATCAATGAACACACCGACCTGACCCGGTTGCGCGCCACAGTGGGGCTGGTCTTTCAGGATTACAACCTGTTCGCGCATCTGAGCGTGCTGGACAACTGTACACTTGCCCCCCGGCTGGTCAGGAAAATGCCCCCCGCACAGGCCCGTGACATGGCCATGCGCTTCCTTGCTCAGGTTAATATTGGGGAACAGGCACATAAATACCCAATCCAACTCTCGGGCGGACAGCAGCAGCGCGTGGCCATCGCGCGCGCGCTGTGCATGCAGCCCGGAATCATGCTGTTTGATGAACCCACCGCAGCGCTCGACCCCGAGGCGATTTCCGGTGTAGTGCGGATCATAAACGACCTGGTGGCACAGGGCATTACCACCGTGTGCGTAACCCATGAAATGGGTTTTGCACGTCATATTGCGGACTGGATCATCTTCATGGATCATGGGCGCATACTGGAAATGACCCGTCCGGCCGCGTTTTTTACCAATCCCACCACTCAGCGTGCCCGTGATTTCCTCGACCAGATGATTGCTTACTGAATACAGGCCCCTGCGTGCCAACCGCATGCAGCCTGCGCCATGCAGTCGGGGTATGCCGTTTGCCTGCCGCCCATGCTGTCAGACACATCCAGATACGATATAAGAATACCCGTCCATATGTCCCTGCCCGAGGTACACTGACTGCATGATGCTCCCAATGCGCCTGATCCGGTTACACGCTCTGGCCCTGATCACCGTGTTCATCACCAGCAACACCACGCAGGCCGGGACAACGGGCCAGCCTGATGCCGTGCTCATGCTCCAGCAGGACATGGAACACGAAATCGGCGCGCAACAGATCCACCGCCGGCCCCGCCAGACACAGCGCGCCATGGCACTGGCTGCCAGCCTACTTGACCAGACTGCTACATGGCCACAGGACACGGAGGTGATCCTGGTGGTGGACCGCGCGCCCACGGTCCAGTGCCTGTGGTTCGTGCTGACCCGACCCGGGACGCACACGCTCACGCCACTGGGCATGGTATCGGTCAGCACTGGCCGACCGGGACGCAAGGAGCATTTCCGCACGCCGGTTGGCATATTCATCAATACCGGGCAGATTCAGGGCTACCGCGCGCAGGGTACCAAAAATGAACACGGTATTCGGGGCAATGGCGAAAAAGGCATGCGGGTCTGGGATTTCGGATGGCAGACAACCGAGGACTGGCGCCGCAAGGGGGCCGTTGCCGTCGTGCGGTTGGAAATGCATGCCACCGACCCCACCTTTCTCGAATCGCGGCTGGGGCAGACGGACTCAGAAGGCTGCATCCGCATCCCCGCCCGTGTAAACAGCTTCATTGATCACCATGGCCTGCTCGACCGCCAACTTGACCTGATGGCGCAGCAGAACGACCCGCAGAAAACCCGCGCCATCCGCGCGCTGCTTGGTGCCAGCCATCATCCTTCCCCGCTGGAAGGGGACCGGATGGTAGTGGTGGATTCATCGGATACCAGTCCCCTTCTGTCCGACCCGGCCCTGGCCCAACGGATGCAGGACAGCTTTGCCCAGTTTCTTGCGGGCACGCAGAATACGGCGCCAGGTACCCCGGCACAGGTTGCAAGCCAACCCCTGGTTCCACTACCCGCAACGACATCCGCAACCCAAACACAACCCATACCGGCCGCCCCGCCTGCTGGAACAGCATTAGGTGCTGCTCCTGCTCCTGCTCCTGCTCCTGCTCCTGCTCCTGCTCCTGCTCCTGCTCCTGCTCCTGCTCCTGCTCCTGCTCCTGCTCCTGCTCCTGCTCCTGCTCCTGCTCCTGACGACTGGGGCGATTGATGCAGCGTTTCAAATAAAAAACGATATTGCAAAATTTTTATATTTATTATTAAGATAAATTGTAAAAGTTTTTGGGTGTCTACTTTTTAGAAAATGGCGACATTCTCCGAATCTTTTTGAAAAAAGCATCACAAAAAACTTCTGTACTTTACGGATATTACAGATGTATTCCGCATATGGCATACCGGGCAACAGCGCATAAAAAAGGGGGCATGACTGCCCCCTTTCCTAACCCATCAACATGACTGGAACCAGTTACGACCAGCGCCAGTTGCGGATCTCGGGCAAGTCCTCTCCATACTGCGCCACGTATTCCTGATGTTCAACCAGCTTGTTGCTGATCGCCTCATTGGCATAGGCTGCCTTGGCCGCAAGGCCCGGCACATGGCGGATCACGTTCTGCACAAGATGGAAACGGTCAAGGCTGTTACGCACCGTCATATCGAATGGCGTAGTGGTGGAACCTTCCTCACGGTAGCCATGCACATGGAAGTTGCGGCAATTGGTCCGCTTGTAGATCAGCTTGTGGATCAGCGCCGGATAACCATGGAATGCGAAGATAACCGGCTTGTCTGTGGTGAACAGGCTGTCAAACACGAAGTCATCCAGTCCATCCGGGTGCTGGGTCTTCGACTCAAGCGTCAGCAGATCCACCACGTTGATTACGCGGATCTTCAGTTCCGGCAGGTGCCTGTTCAGCAACTGCACCGCAGCAAGCGTTTCCATGGTCGGCACGTCACCCGCGCAGGCCATGACCACATCGGGTTCGCCACCCTTGTCATTGCTGGCCCATTCCCAGATACCGATGCCCTTGGCGCAATGCGCCATGGCGGCATCCATATCCAGCCATTGTGGTTCGGGTTGCTTGCCCGCCACGATTACGTTCACACGGTCACGGCTGTCCAGGCATTTATGGGCCGTGCACAGCAGGGTATTGGCATCGGGCGGCAGGTACACCCGCACCGTCTTGGCTTTCTTGTTCAGCACATGGTCAATGAAGCCGGGGTCCTGATGGCTGAAGCCATTATGATCCTGCCGCCAGACATGTGACGTCAGCAGGTAGTTCAGTGATGCGATCGGCGCCCGCCAGGGCACCTCATCAGCCTGCTTGATCCACTTTGCATGCTGGTTGACCATCGAATCCACAATGTGGATGAACGCCTCATAGCATGACAGGAAACCGTGGCGACCTGTCAGCAGGTAGCCTTCCAGCCAGCCCTGGCAGGTGTGCTCGCTCAGGATTTCCATCACGTGTCCATCAACAGCCAGATGGTCATCATAATCGAAGGTCTCGGCGTTCCAGGCGCGGTTGGTCACGTCCAGCACGGCATTGAGGCGGTTGGAGTTGTTCTCGTCCGGTGCCAGCACACGGAAATTGCGCGCGGCCAGGTTGAGCTTCATCACATCCCGCAGCCACGATCCAAGCACACGCGTGGCCTCACCCAGTTCATGCCCCGGCGAGGACACGCTCACCGCGTAATCACGCACATCCGGCAGGCGCAGGTCACGGCGCAACAGACCGCCATTGGCATGCGGATTCGCACTCATCCGGCGGTTGCCCCTGGGCGCCAGTGCCGCGATTTCGGGCATCAGGGTGCCGTTTTCGTCAAACAGTTCTTCCGGCTTGTAGCTGTGCATCCACTCATCGAGCAGCTTGAGATGCTCGGGCTTGGTCATGTCGGTAATAGGCACCTGATGGGCACGCCAGTAACCTTCCGTGCGCAGACCATCCACCGTCTTGGGGCAGGTCCAGCCCTTTGGGGTGCGCATGATGATCATGGGCCAGACCGGGCGCGTGGTGTCGTTCTTTTCACGCGCGGTTTTCTGAATCTCGGCAATGCGGGCAAAGGCCGTATCCATTGCCGTAGCCATCTTCTGGTGCATGGTGTCCGGGTCATCCCCTTCCACCACGATCGGATCATAGCCGTAGCCACGGAACAGGCTCAGCAGTTCCTCGGGCGCGATACGGGCCAGAACGGTGGGGTTGGCGATCTTGTAGCCGTTAAGGTGCAGAATCGGCAGGACCGCGCCGTCGGTCCGGGGGTCAAGGAACTTGTTGCTATGCCACGATGTGGCCATGGGGCCGGTCTCGGCCTCGCCATCGCCCACCACGCAGGCAACAACCAGATCGGGATTGTCAAACGCAGCACCATAGGCATGCGAGAGCGAATAACCCAGTTCACCGCCTTCGTTGATCGAACCCGGTGTCGTGGGTGCGGCATGACTGGGAATGCCACCGGGGAAGGAAAACTGCTTGACCAGACGGGCCAGGCCGTCCGCATCCTGCGACACTTCGGGGAAATACTCGCTGTACGTCCCTTCCAGATAGGTGCTGGCCACCACACCCGGCGCCCCGTGACCCGGACCCGCCACGAACAGGACACTACGGTCCTGTTCACGAATGATGCGGTTGAGGTGCAGGTAAAGGAAGTTCAGCCCCGGTGTGGTGCCCCAGTGGCCCAGCAGGCGCGGCTTGGTATGTTCCAGCTTGAGCGGTTCACGCAGCAGCGGATTGGCCAGCAGGTAGATCTGGGCAATCGACAGGTAGTTTGCTGCATGCCACCATTTGTTGAACAGGGCGACATCCGCTGCGGACAGCGGTGTTGCGGATGCAGTTTCACTCATTTGCGTTCCTTCCGAGATAATTCATCTCTGCCCGGCCTGCATTCAGCCCAGACACATCAGCACATGCCGACGGATTGTTGTTTCCTCATCGGTGGGAATAATACGCACCTCCACGGCGCTGTCGGGCGTACTGATAATTTCCCGATGCGCGGCATTGGCCTGCGCGTCTATCCGGATAGCCGCCCATTCCAGCCGCGTGCACACAGCGGCACGGATGATGGCATCATGCTCACCAATACCGGCGGTAAAGACCAGTCCGTCCAGCCCCTGCAGGGCGGCCATCATGCCGCCTGCCTGCTGGGCAAAGCGGTAGACAAACAGGTCCAGCGCCGCCGTTACCGCAGGGCTCGTGCCCGCATGGGCATGCAGGTCGCGCATGTCATCCGACAGGCCTGAAACACCCAGCAGGCCGGAACGGTGATAGAGGATATTCTCGATCTCCGCGACACCCAGCCCTTCCTCGCGCAGCATGTACAGGAGCACGCCGGGGTCCAGATGCCCACACCGTGTGCCCATAACCAGACCATCGAGCACCGAGAAGCCCATGGTCGTATCCACGCTGCGCCCACCCAGCAGCGCGCACAGGCTGCCACCGCTACCGATATGGGCCACAATAGTGCGCCCCTGCGCCAGATGTGGCGCGCATGTGCGCAGGCTGGCTGCGATATATTCGTAAGACAGACCATGGAACCCATAGCGCCGCACGCCTTTTTTTGCGTACTCGTCCGGCAGCGCCTGCGCCTGCGCAACCGGGGGCAGGGTATGGTGGAAACCGGTATCGAAACACGCCACCTGCGGCAGGTTGGGGTACTGCGCCAGCAGGGCGCGGATGGGGGCCAGGCTGCCGGGCTGGTGCAGCGGGGCAAAAGGGGTCAGGGCGGTCAGACGCGCCAGCACATCGGGGGTGATTCGCACGGGGGCGATGAAATCTGGCCCGCCATGCACCACCCTGTGGCCCACGGCCATGAGATCGACATCACCCAACTGCTTGCCTACCCACTCCATCAGGGTGGCCATGGGGCCGTGGTGGGCCTGCGCCGGCGTGCTGCCGGGGGCAATGGGCGCCCATGTCTCGTCCACCAGCACGCCGCCCGAGGCATCATGGGCGACAAAATGGGGATGGGTACTGATCCCCTCCAGTTCCCCCGATGCAATGCGGCGGGAAGGAGAAGTGACCGTATCACCCTTTTCAATGGCGAACAGGGCGAACTTCAGGCTTGAAGAGCCTGCGTTGAGTGCCAGAACGGCATGGGTCATGCCTATATCCCCCTGTTCGTTTTACGAAACCGGCAGCATGTCACGCTGATCTGGCAAGCCTGACATTGATGCGAATCAATTGCCTACGTCGCAGCCCCGTCCAGAAAAGCACAATATCCGACCGGCAGGCCATGCGCTTGCCGTGGGTACAGGGCTGCATGGCAACGTGGGATATCTGAAAAAGTTTTTTAAATCAGCCTTCTACAGACATAAACCATCCAGTGGCTTTTGCCATTTTGGGCACAGGGTGCGCGCGGGCGTGCATATCACCTGCCCATATCACATATTTGCGTGCGCGCCCTGCGGGTGAGCGCGCGCGACTCAGCCAAAACGTCGTGCCAGCACGGCGCGCACGGCCTTGCGTGCCTCCCCCGCATCACGCCCCACACGGATAAGGGCGGGAATCTGCAACGGGTTGCACATGATACTGCGCACCAGCGCCCCGACCGCAAGACTCCCATCGGGTCGCAGGGCCACCACGGCGGCAGGGGGCAGGGTGCGGTCTGCCGGATCACACACCACGCGCATGACCGCAAAGGGCACCTTGCGAGCGGCGGCCATTTCCGCCACCACGCCGCTTTCCATGTCCAGCGCCACGCAACCGGTCTGGCGAAACAGGTCCGCCTTGCGCGCGGCCGCCGTCACGATCACGTCGCTATGCAGCAGGTCGCCTGCCATCACATCGGCACGGGTCGCCCCTAACCAGCCCAGTAGTGCGGGGGATACGGCAATCCGCTCGGCATTGACCACCACATGCGCGGGCATGACCACGGCGCCAGGTGCAAGTGCCGGGTCCAGTCCCGCCGCCAACCCGAAGGAAAGCAACGCATCCGCGCCCCCTTCCAGCAGGTCGAGTACCGCCTGCCGCGCACCCGACAGGGTCGCCCCGCTCAGGCCGAAACGCGCCTGCGGCAGGAAGGGACGGATCAGGGATGCTTCCGCCTCCATC
It contains:
- a CDS encoding IS5 family transposase (programmed frameshift), with the translated sequence MSDLFWLTDEQMERLRPFFPKSHGKPRVDDRRVLSGIIFVNRNGMRWRDAPREYGPHKTLYNRWKRWGDMGIFMRMMDGLSTAKAEPQTIMIDATYLKAHHTASSLRFKKGDPGRLIGRTKGGMNTKLHAVTDQNGRPLSFFMTAGQISDYTGASALLDNLPMAQWLLADRGYDADWFRDALEEKGIRPCIPGRISRGKPVKYDKRKYKRRNRIEIMFGRLKDWRRVATRYDRCPNVFFSAICLAATVIFWL
- a CDS encoding class II aldolase/adducin family protein, with product MSTVPVAPAMISEQALREDLAAAYRLMAHFGMTDLVYTHLSVRVPGHDHVYLVNPYGLLFEEITASSLVLVDADGLPRQETSWPINPAGFVIHSAIHRSRPDAACVMHTHTVPGMVVAAQETNILPLNQINMEFYGSVGFHPYEGIAADDNLGERERLVRDLGSHSALILQNHGLLTVGGTVAHAFYRMYYLEQACRIQIAAQATGMPLHIPSEAQILRTKKQFDDDPDQGCLIWQALRRKLDREQPDYRT
- a CDS encoding dimethylarginine dimethylaminohydrolase family protein, translated to MVTDRRFMDSETGQLEDVLLCRPDHYSWIPSNDIAIQSMANGAKLDHVALKAQFDGLVALLRAEQVTCHFLTPHAGMPYQVYTRDSSQTTPFGTVVTSLVRPERQAETGPVRDFYGDGGIWKTCTQGHIEGGDIHIIRPGLLAVGVSGGRTDEAGAAKFISWFEDAGWTCRMIRFPEHYLHLDVIFTMVTADLAIALVDALDSADVAWLRAQGIRLLSVTYAEAMRDMGCNVLSLGGGRVVSPKHCIRINQMLRAEGLRVLEPELDQFSQGGGSIHCMTMPLRRRPLLPG
- a CDS encoding LysR family transcriptional regulator — encoded protein: MTRQYTSAPATATSGRRNMGHRKSTGFHGQIAEVDLRLLRVFRTVAEHGGFAAAEVALGKSKSSISIDISALENRLGLRLCMRGRGGFALTTEGQMVMEATNALFSDIARFQQRINEASGMLSGRFCLYVPDNIQIHGETALVRAIGTFTANHPAVFMDIRSASSREVEFAVLNGQASAGITLSSRHLPGMQTTPLFREELHLFCGMRHPLFNMPEDEITPELLSHQRMIEVAEAATSPMWEGLRPRLSFAAAAENVDSRALLILSGSYIGFLPDPFAHPLLRKGMLRRIELGGLQLMTGFHFLARPSAETGLLVDTFRTILEDAC
- a CDS encoding ABC transporter substrate-binding protein/permease; the encoded protein is MAQPACRTHVWPMLWAALLGLLLAMAGHARADSPDLPGFIHDGTLTVCTNPTLPPMTFVNGTDANAVDGLDMDIAHSLAAYWHVHIDITTMEFSGLFPSLAAQRCAMVASGLIRLPAREENFDAITYQDTALVIVARAGTRPLTSMSDLSGRTVAVQAGTSYAAWLARENTSMAAHGRPPIIIQQYPTEDQVVQQVLVGRAFAFASQDVELYYRQKQLHGEISIILVPPSPEYGHFALYIRKDAHDRALLAQAVASLEHNGQLATIRQKWTITPDHAGSLSHPDPAPLFRWGVFFGALTSTAFARGAFITLAIAVLSHLTAIVISIPIALALNGRNTVLRLVLKGYVTLFRGAPTLLQLLFIWNALPQFLPIFRESWFTPFLATWIALSINESAYQVEINRAALAAVDKGQELAGDALALSRRQVYRYVIFPQALRIALPPTMNAFISLLKTTSLASVISLQELLAVTQIQVARTFEFTEYYAAALVYYLAMVFVFLFIQKCIEHRFAWADPHRVTTNAP
- a CDS encoding amino acid ABC transporter ATP-binding protein gives rise to the protein MPPDTTPLPDPDTMISARNLYKLHKDFMALDRINLDIRRGEKIVVLGPSGSGKSTLIRCFNRIAPHDGGILSIDGQIINEHTDLTRLRATVGLVFQDYNLFAHLSVLDNCTLAPRLVRKMPPAQARDMAMRFLAQVNIGEQAHKYPIQLSGGQQQRVAIARALCMQPGIMLFDEPTAALDPEAISGVVRIINDLVAQGITTVCVTHEMGFARHIADWIIFMDHGRILEMTRPAAFFTNPTTQRARDFLDQMIAY